GAAGCTCATGCCGGAGATGTTGACCACCGACTCCGGGCGGAACGCGCGGGCCCGCCCCCGGGCCGCGCCGAGCACCTTCGCGGACGGCAACCGCACGTCGTGCCCGGCGGCGGGTGTCGACGGCGGCACGGCCCTGCCGAACGTGCGGTGCTTGATGATCGGGTAGCCGGGGGTGTACTCGATGTCGTTGTCCGTGCCGAAGCCGAAGTAGTTGTTCTCCTGCTTCGCCGACGCGTACACCCAGCGGCGTTGGTCGCGGGTGAACGGCCGCTCCTCGTTGTTGCCAGCCACGATGTACTGCCGCAGCTCCGGGCCGATCGCCTCCAACAGGTAACGGGCGCGACCGAGCACCGGATAGTTGCGCAGCAACGCGTGGTCGCGCTGGATCAGGTCCCGCGCGGCGAGCGCCGCGACGGCGGCGGCGACAGCGGGTACGGCTCGACGGGCCCATTTCATGCCCGGCACTCTTTCCGCCCGCACCTCTGGCCAAACCGGCCCCGCCGATCCAATGCGCTGGTCAGGGGCGGGGACCAGGAGGCGCGCCCGGCGGCGGTGCGGGGCGTACCCGCACCGCCGCCCGGGGGCTCAGCGACGCCGGAAGGACTCGCGGACCGACCCGCCGACCACCGTGCACCACGTGCTCGTGCTGAGCTTGCCGTTGCGGGGCAGGCCGTGCAGCGCCTGGAGGTCCTGCACCGCAGCCCGGGTGGCGTGGTCGTAGGCCCCGGTGACGGTGACCGCGTACCCCTTGGTGGCGAGGATTTCCTGCACCGCCGTGACCGGCGCGCCGGTGGCGTGCTGGTCCAGCTCGGGAACCAAAGTCTCCCAGGTCGGCGTGGTGAGGGTGGCGTCCACGTCCACCGCGATGCCGTTGCGGGCCTGCCAGTCCTGTACGGCCGCCACTGTCGCCGCGTCGAACGTGCCGCTGACCGTCACCGCGTAGCCCCGGAACGCGAGCAGGTGCTGCACCACCCGGACCGAGGGGGAGTTGACGAACCGCCACAGGTCCGGCCAGCGGCGCGCCGGCACGTCGCCCAGCGTCGTGCCGAGGGCGGCGTGCACCCGCCGACGCAGCTCGGGGAACTGCCGGTAGAAGGCGGCGCCCGGGCACTCGGTGGTGCGGAAGTCCCAGTGGCCGAAGATGTCATGGGCGTGCAGCCCGTACTGCCGGCAGATCGCGACGCAGAGCTTGACCAGCGAGTCGGTCAGCGCCTTCGGCGGCGTCTCGCTGACGTAGGTGCCCTCGTTCTCGATGCCGATGGCCCGGCCGTTCTCGCCCGGGCAGTGCGCCGAGATCATCTGGCGGTCGCCGGCTTCGAGGCGCTCCAGGCTGCCCCGGCGACCCTCCAGCACGTAGCCGCCGCGGCTCACCGTGAAGTGCTGGCCGGTGTCCGACCAGCCGTTGCCGTCCATGTGCAGGTCCTGGCACTCGTGGGCCAGTTTGACCGCCTGCTCGCGGGAGTAGTCGGTGACGTTCGGAAACGCCATGTGGTGCACGATGATCTTGTTGGTGGCGATGGCGCTGACCGACAGCGGGTCCTTCGGCGGACGGGCGGCCCACTCGTCGCAGCTGATGATCCAGTCCAGGTCGGCGCCGGGGGCGGCGGCCTGCGCCGAGGTGGGGAAGGCCAGTTCGCTCCCGACGACGGCGACCGTGGCGGCGCCGAGACCGGCTCGCAGCAGTGTCCGGCGATCCACTTCGGAATGGTCGACGTGCATGACATCTCCTCCTGCGGCCGACGGCGGGGGATGAAAAGTAGCTCCAGTGGCCGCACGCACTCCGGAGAATATTGCCAAGACTCGGTGCGCGCCAGAGGTCCGCGTCACCTCATGATCACTTGGGTTTCCGCGACTCGGGTCGGGGGTAGGTCGGGGCTGACCATCCCGGCTGCCCGCATGAAGGAATGACCATATGAGTGACAACGTCAGCGACGCGGTGGGCGACGCCCTCCGATCGGTGATGCTCTTCCTGCCCAAGGCCGTCGCCTTCCTGGCGATCCTGGTGGCGGGATGGCTGATCGCCAAGGCCGTACTGAAGATCGTGGAAAAGGTCCTGGAACGGGTGGGCTTCGACCGCGCCGTCGAACGCGGCGGCATCCGCCGCGCGTTGAGTCGCTCCCGGTACGACGCCAGCGACATCGTCGCGAAGCTCGTCTACTACGGGTTGCTGCTGTTCACCCTGCAACTCGCCTTCGGCATCTGGGGGCCCAACCCGATCTCCGACCTGCTTGGCGCGGTGATCGCGTGGCTGCCGCGCGCGTTCGTCGCGATCGTCATCGTCGTGGTGGCCGCCGCGATCGCCAACGCGGTCAAGGACATCATCAGCGGCGCGCTCGGCGGCCTGTCGTACGGCCGGGTGCTGGCCACCATCGCCTCGGTGTTCATCCTCGGCCTCGGCGTCATCGCCGCGCTGAACCAGATCGGGGTGGCCACCGCGGTCACCACCCCTGTTCTGATCGCGGTGCTGGCCACGATCGGCGGCATCCTCGTCGTCGGGGTCGGCGGTGGCCTCATCCGTCCGATGCAGAATCGTTGGGAGGCGTGGCTGACCCGCGCCGAGCAGGAGTCGCAGCAGATCGCCGCGCACGCCCGCGCCTACCGCGAGGGGCGCCGCGACGCCGAGGCCGAGCTGGCCCGGGCGTCCGCCGCCCCCGCCGAGCCGGCCCGGCCGCCGTTCGTCGCCGACGACCCGGAGCGCACCCAGATGCTGACGCGGCCGACCGACACGGAGGCCACCCAGGTGGTGCGTGCACCCTCCGACCCGGAGGCCACCCAGGTGGTGACCCGCCCGGCCGACTCGGAGGCCACCCAGGTGGTCAGCCGGGGCGGCGACGCGGACACGACCCAGGTGGTCGGCCGGGGCGATGGCGACTCGGACACGACCCAGGTGGTGAGCACCGGCACCGGTGGTGCGGTGCCCGGTCCGCGTACCAGCGACGACAGCGAGACCACCACTGTCATCCCGCCGGTGGACCGGCGCTGACCAGCAGTTGTTGAAGCGGGGCGGGATCGATCGGATCCCGCCCCGCTTCGCGTTGTCCGGCACGCCGAAAGTGCTTTCCGGCGCGGCGGTGCGCGTCTAGCATCGCTGACATGACCTGGCGACATTGATCCAGCAGAGCAGGCCGATCCCGTGGGCCACCAACGGCACCGCACGTCCGGTGTCCGTCTCCACTCCCACGGGAAGGCCCCATGATTCACCTCGCCTCGCGCGTGCCCGACCCGGCGGTCCGTCGCCTGACGGCCACTCTCTACGGGTACGCGTTCCTCAGCGACCTCGTCCTGCTCTACCCGCTGTACGTGGTGTTCTTCGCCGACACCGGGTTGTCGGTGGGGCAGATCTCGTCGCTCTTCGTCATCTGGTCGGCCGCCGGCATCCTGTTCGAGGTGCCATCCGGCGCGTGGGCCGACGTGGTGTCCCGTCGGCTGCTGTTGTGCCTTGCCCCGCTGGTGACCGCCGCCGGGTTCGCACTCTGGGTCCTGCTGCCGTCCTACCCCGCGTTCGCGGTCGGGTTCCTCCTCTGGGGTGCCGGCGGAGCGCTCGTCTCCGGTGCCCTGGAGGCGCTGGTCTGGACCGAGTTGGACCGGCTCGGCGCGGTCGGCCGGTACGCCCGGGTGCTCGGGCGCGCGCGGACGGCCGGTGTGCTGGGCGTGGTGGTCTCCGGAGTGCTCGCCGGCCCGGTGCTCGCCGTCGGCGGTTACCCGGCGGTCGGCGCGGCCAGCGT
This portion of the Micromonospora zamorensis genome encodes:
- a CDS encoding N-acetylmuramoyl-L-alanine amidase; its protein translation is MHVDHSEVDRRTLLRAGLGAATVAVVGSELAFPTSAQAAAPGADLDWIISCDEWAARPPKDPLSVSAIATNKIIVHHMAFPNVTDYSREQAVKLAHECQDLHMDGNGWSDTGQHFTVSRGGYVLEGRRGSLERLEAGDRQMISAHCPGENGRAIGIENEGTYVSETPPKALTDSLVKLCVAICRQYGLHAHDIFGHWDFRTTECPGAAFYRQFPELRRRVHAALGTTLGDVPARRWPDLWRFVNSPSVRVVQHLLAFRGYAVTVSGTFDAATVAAVQDWQARNGIAVDVDATLTTPTWETLVPELDQHATGAPVTAVQEILATKGYAVTVTGAYDHATRAAVQDLQALHGLPRNGKLSTSTWCTVVGGSVRESFRRR